Proteins from a genomic interval of Equus quagga isolate Etosha38 chromosome 11, UCLA_HA_Equagga_1.0, whole genome shotgun sequence:
- the LYRM9 gene encoding LYR motif-containing protein 9: MAPLPGAELVQRPLQLYRYLLRCCRQLPTKGIQEHYKHAVRQGFRVHSDEDNPERIQQIIKRAIEDADWIMNKYKKQN, encoded by the exons ATGGCGCCGCTCCCAGGGGCAGAGTTGGTCCAGAGGCCGCTGCAGCTCTACCGATACTTGCTGCGCTGTTGCCGGCAGCTGCCAACCAAGGGCATCCAGGAACATTACAAACATGCTGTCAGGCAG GGTTTCCGGGTTCATTCGGATGAGGACAACCCTGAAAGAATCCAGCAGATTATTAAAAGAGCCATAGAAGATGCCGACTGGATCATGAACAAA tataaaaaacaaaactga